CAGAGCAACCGATGGGGTTATCAGAGGTAAATGAGATTGCTGATGCTGGAAATGGAGTCAGTAGAATCGTTTATGCAGATGCTCTATCAGATACTGTTCAAATGGTGACGAAGCAGGCGATGACACAAACGATCCAAGGGTTTGTTTCGAATGAAATCAAAGCTATATTCGGCCACGAGGTGAAAGAAGATGAACTCACGCCTGAGACTAGGGGTGAAATCCAAGAGGTAGTTGAGGAGTTAGAAGAAACTTGTAATCTCAATATTTGTATCTTGGTAGATACCAGTGCCAGTATGCAACACAAAATGGAAGCAGTTAAAGAAGCGATCGACGATTTGGTCATAAGTCTCCACGCTCGAACAGGCAACCATTTATATACCATTTACCAATACCCTGCTAAGAAAAATGTTGTCAAAGAGCTGATGCCATGGGTGAATGACCAAAAGAGTGTGGCAAAAG
Above is a window of Halalkalibacillus sediminis DNA encoding:
- a CDS encoding vWA domain-containing protein, which encodes MSKGTIQQLLLITDGCSNQGEDPVAVSSSIAQKGVSVNVIGVLDDDSTEQPMGLSEVNEIADAGNGVSRIVYADALSDTVQMVTKQAMTQTIQGFVSNEIKAIFGHEVKEDELTPETRGEIQEVVEELEETCNLNICILVDTSASMQHKMEAVKEAIDDLVISLHARTGNHLYTIYQYPAKKNVVKELMPWVNDQKSVAKVFPRLAAGGITPTGTAMMKVLQAFDHLPTEGSRGEDSNEIIDQSYGTSF